In a single window of the Antedon mediterranea chromosome 1, ecAntMedi1.1, whole genome shotgun sequence genome:
- the LOC140039316 gene encoding protein mono-ADP-ribosyltransferase PARP12-like — MFLEESSLSTITFNVGPYSYKLNFDKMEQESLTFKTIRRVRRRPAKLVTKHDIVRYKMEVKSNRSKGITTGVGGTSSSTSIPACWEKVDKFDPEASFQLVDVKVGSTEYNEVKRLFNQTCNNPILKIQRVQNEELWEDYQKKQERMIKKLPPGTTVERRLWHGTRDYHAQAICQQNFDFRCSGSSSGTAYGQGSYFARDASYSTGYARAANDGRRFMFLAKVLVGEYTIGNPSHRRPPAKIQAGNLKSLYNSCVNQTSEPSIFVIFDKDQMYPEYLLQF; from the exons ATGTTTTTAGAAGAATCAAGTCTTTCTACGATTACTTTCAATGTTGGACCATACAGCTACAAATTGAACTTTGACAAAATGGAACAAGAAAGTCTTACATTCAAAACCATTAGACGTGTTCGTCGACGTCCTGCAAAACTAGTCACCAAACATGACATAGTGAGGTACAAGATGGAAGTCAAGTCAAACCG TTCTAAAGGGATTACCACAGGTGTCGGTGGTACCTCATCATCGACAAGCATTCCTGCTTGCTGGGAGAAAGTGGACAAGTTTGATCCAGAAGCATCCTTTCAACTAGTAGATGTAAAAGTTGGTTCTACAGAGTACAATGAAGTAAAGCGTCTTTTTAATCAAACTTGTAACAATCCAATTTTAAAGATACAGCGGGTACAAAATGAAGAATTGTGGGAAGACTACCAAAA GAAACAAGAACGGATGATCAAAAAGTTACCACCTGGAACAACTGTTGAAAGAAGACTTTGGCACGGGACAAGAGACTACCATGCCCAGGCTATTTGTCAACAAAACTTTGACTTCAGATGCAGTGGGTCAAGCTCTGGAACAGCCTATGGACAGGGAAGCTATTTTGCACGCGATGCGAGCTATTCAACTGGTTATGCACGTGCTGCAAATGACGGTCGCCGATTTATGTTCCTCGCCAAAGTATTGGTTGGAGAATATACAATAGGAAATCCAAGCCACAGACGACCACCAGCAAAAATTCAGGCTGGCAATTTAAAGAGTCTGTACAATTCTTGTGTTAACCAGACATCTGAACCAAGCATATTTGTGATATTTGATAAAGATCAAATGTATCCAGAATACCTTCTACAATTTTAA
- the LOC140044929 gene encoding protein mono-ADP-ribosyltransferase PARP12-like, translating into MESEIIAILFKHKLISLEKLKAVALNKGYTITGTDELKTLVDNYPEVRIFTEGGETKCEYQLNIEVCARKPLDSTTGMCKLGFDCSKIHICTFFVNGECSKGNKCHFPHDLTTPGNTAFVRKHGLEAVEMKDIFSQTHFKEGLVLTICSYYNSENGCRKGNDCNFLHICRNYIVTKCPKSCEYNHNVFKTNCIRVLKTYDICVDQRPVKIKDEIKQKIQTHKKSAKPQTPASTSSPPPKPTPAPTPPPPSKQLTSLKEAICTYNIREKCRYNESCIRQHHTLPYQWFYMDGLMWKPFTEETQTKLEEEYCNVSIVSYTTEGVTVNFDKMRKDSKVVRLSTPSSVTEPPNHPFTTKWTWYWQDNSVNAKGNWREYTQKVQFKANTM; encoded by the exons ATGGAGAGCGAGATTATTGCGATTTTGTTTAAACACAAGTTGATAAGTCTAGAAAAGTTAAAGGCTGTTGCATTGAATAAAGGTTACACTATCACTGGAACTGACGAGTTGAAGACATTGGTCGATAATTATCCAGAAGTACGTATTTTTACCGAAGGCGGGGAAACCAAATGCGAGTACCAACTGAATATTGAAGTGTGTGCGCGAAAACCACTTGATAGTACAACAGGAATGTGCAAACTGGGATTCGACTGCAGCAAAATTCacatttgtacattttttgttaatg gtGAATGCTCAAAGGGTAATAAGTGTCATTTCCCACATGATCTCACAACCCCTGGTAATACTGCTTTTGTGCGCAAGCATGGTTTAGAAGCTGTTGAAATGAAGGATATTTTTTCACAAACTCATTTCAAAGAGGGACTGGTTCTTACTATCTGCTCTTACTACAATAGTGAAAATGGTTGTAGAAAGGGGAATGACTGTAACTTCCTACACATTTGCAG aAATTATATTGTTACCAAATGTCCAAAGTCCTGTGAGTATAAccataatgtttttaaaaccaacTGTATAAGGGTGTTGAAGACGTATGACATCTGTGTGGATCAGCGACCTGTCAAAATCAAGgatgaaattaaacaaaagatTCAAACACACAAAAAATCAGCAAAACCACAAACTCCAGCATCAACATCATCACCCCCACCAAAACCAACACCGGCACCCACACCACCACCACCTTCAAAGCAACTCACAAGTCTAAAGGAAGCAATTTGTACTTATAACATCCGAGAAAAATGTAGGTACAATGAAAGCTGCATCCGACAGCATCATACGTTGCCTTACCAGTGGTTCTACATGGACGGATTGATGTGGAAGCCATTCACAGAAGAGACTCAAACCAAATTGGAAGAAGAGTACTGTAATGTTTCTATTGTGAGCTACACGAC TGAAGGAGTCACGGTAAACTTTGATAAGATGAGAAAGGACAGTAAAGTTGTACGTCTATCGACTCCATCCAGCGTAACAGAGCCACCAAACCATCCGTTCACGACCAAATGGACATGGTACTGGCAAGATAATTCTGTAAATGCCAAGGGTAATTGGAGAGAATACACACAAAAGGTACAATTTAAAGCAAATACCATGTAG
- the LOC140039296 gene encoding uncharacterized protein, with the protein MWWCMKPVIMSDKNNENCFEDDEINEEDSVSEKEENEAEESNEEKDSDEEKDDDDVEKNSDEEKDSDEENDISDEEDNLFKKEILSASLKRRQNKKENPGIVYLSRIPMFMRPNRLKLIFSEYGQLGRIYLQPEEKYKKDHRKKKTGSRAKIFTEGWIEFKNKKIAKRVASTFNNTKIGGKKTSRQYDDIWNMKYLSRFQWSHLVERLEYENAVRDQRMRTEISQVKKETNFFIKNIEKKKVLEKLEDRKRKKGEEWTSKMRSFKQRKTDEKHSLSKALNEHKKKAVSSDFLHKIFQA; encoded by the exons ATGTGGTGGTGTATGAAAC CTGTTATCATGTCTGATAAAAACAACGAAAACTGTTTTGaagatgatgaaataaatgaagaaGACAGTGTCagtgaaaaagaagaaaatgaagCAGAAGAAAGTAATGAAGAAAAAGACAGTGATGAAGAgaaggatgatgatgatgtagaAAAGAACAGTGATGAAGAAAAAGACAGTGATGAAGAAAATGACATTAGTGATGAAGAGGACAATCTGTTTAAGAAAGAAATATTGTCTGCTTCCTTAAAAAGACggcaaaataaaaaagaaaatccaGGAATTGTTTATCTTAGTAGAATTCCAATGTTTATGCGACCCAATCGATTAAAACTTATATTCAGTGAATATGGACAGTTGGGCCGAATCTACCTACAACCAGAAG aaaagtaCAAAAAAGATCACCGCAAGAAGAAAACCGGTTCACGCGCAAAAATTTTCACCGAAGGTTGGATTGaatttaaaaacaagaaaattgcTAAGAGGGTAGCGTCGACGTTCAACAACACAAAAATCGGCGGCAAGAAGACTAGCAGACAATATGACGATATCTGGAACATGAAGTATTTAAGTCGATTTCAATGGAGTCATCTAGTAGAGAGGTTAGAATATGAGAATGCAGTCAGAGATCAGAGAATGCGTACTGAAATTAGCCAAGtcaaaaaagaaacaaactttttcatcaaaaatattgaaaagaaaaaagtgCTGGAAAAATTGGAAGACAGGAAAAGAAAGAAAGGCGAAGAATGGACGAGTAAGATGAGGagttttaaacaaagaaaaaccGATGAGAAACATAGTTTATCAAAAGCATTAAATGAACATAAAAAAAAGGCTGTCAGTTCAGATTTTCTACATAAAATATTCCAGGCATAG